In the genome of Cryptomeria japonica chromosome 8, Sugi_1.0, whole genome shotgun sequence, one region contains:
- the LOC131857536 gene encoding secreted RxLR effector protein 161-like: MVEPKCVHWIVVKLVLRYLQGTINYGLKYVQQDEVKIKGFIHANWAGNIADRKSTSGYNFNLGSGAVSWYRRKQKLVALNSAEAEYMAASMDTCEAIWLQKLLAWLFDQELDPAIIYYDNQSCIKLSENPLFHDKSKHIEIKYHFIRDCVEKGIVKLQYIPTDKQIADILTKALIKNK, translated from the coding sequence ATGGTGGAACCTAAATGTGTGCACTGGATAGTTGTAAAGCTTGTTTTGAGGTATCTCCAAGGCACAATTAATTATGGGCTAAAGTATGTTCAGCAAGATGAAGTGAAGATCAAGGGGTTTATTCATGcaaattgggcaggcaatatagctgacaggaagagcacttcagggtaCAATTTCAATTTGGGATCAGGAGCAGTCTCTTGGTACAGAAGGAAACAGAAGTTAGTTGCACTGAATTCTGCAGAGGCCGAGTATATGGCAGCTAGTATGGATACatgtgaggctatttggcttcagaaacTTCTAGCTTGGCTCTTTGATCAGGAACTAGATCCTGCCATCATTTAttatgataatcagagttgtattaaacTCTCTGAGAATCCATTGTTTCATGACAAGTCAAAGCACATTGagatcaagtaccacttcatcagagattgtgtGGAGAAGGGGATAGTGAAACTCCAGTACATTCCTACAGACAAACAAATAGCAGACATCCTTACGAAGGCTTTGATAAAGAATAAGTGA